A genome region from Pseudorca crassidens isolate mPseCra1 chromosome 20, mPseCra1.hap1, whole genome shotgun sequence includes the following:
- the SLC9A5 gene encoding sodium/hydrogen exchanger 5 isoform X2, whose protein sequence is MLRAALPLLWLPLAGAGATEEPTQEPGSPGEPPPGLALFRWQWHEVEAPYLVALWILVASLAKIVFHLSRKVTSLVPESCLLILLGLVLGGIVLAVAKKAEYQLEPGTFFLFLLPPIVLDSGYFMPSRLFFDNLGAILTYAVVGTLWNAFTTGAALWGLQQAGLVAPRVQAGLLDFLLFGSLISAVDPVAVLAVFEEVHVNETLFIIVFGESLLNDAVTVVLYKVCNSFVEMGSANVQATDYLKGVASLFVVSLGGAAVGLVFAFLLALTTRFTKRVRIIEPLLVFLLAYAAYLTAEMASLSAILAVTMCGLGCKKYVEANISHKSRTAVKYTMKTLASCAETIIFMLLGISAVDSSKWAWDSGLVLGTLFFILFFRALGVVLQTWVLNQFRLVPLDKIDQVVMSYGGLRGAVAFALVILLDRTKIPAKDYFVATTIVVVFFTVIVQGLTIKPLVKWLKVKRSEHHKPTLNQELHEHTFDHILAAVEDVVGHHGYHYWRDRWEQFDKKYLSQLLMRRSAYRIRDQIWDVYYRLNIRDAISFVDQGGHVLSSTGLTLPSMPSRNSVAETSVTNLLRESGSGACLDLQVIDTVRSGRDREDAVMHHLLCGGLYKPRYRYKASCSRHFISEDAQERQDKEVFQQNMKRRLESFKSTKHNICFTKSKPRPRKAGRKKKDGMANTEATNGKPPRDLGFQDTAAVILTVESEEEEDSDSSETEKEDDEGIIFVARATSEVLQEGKVSGSLEVCPSPRIIPPSPTCAEKELPWKSGQGDLAVYVSSETTKIVPVDMQTGWNQSISSLESLASPPCTQAPPMTRLPPRSLVTEEPQAPLNLPSDLRPSFAFPTSLAKAGRSHSESSADIPQQQELQPLMGHEDHTHLSPGTANSHWCIQFNRGGRL, encoded by the exons ATGCTGCGCGCCGCACTGCCGCTGCTCTGGCTGCCCCTGGCGGGGGCGGGAGCAACCGAAGAGCCCACCCAGGAGCCGGGGTCGCCGGGTGAGCCTCCCCCAGGGTTGGCGCTCTTCCGCTGGCAGTGGCACGAGGTGGAGGCGCCCTACCTGGTAGCCCTCTGGATCCTGGTGGCCAGCCTGGCTAAAATCG TGTTTCACTTGTCTCGGAAGGTGACGTCTCTGGTCCCTGAGAGCTGCCTGCTGATTTTGCTGGGACTGGTGCTGGGGGGCATTGTCTTGGCTGTGGCCAAGAAAGCTGAATACCAGCTGGAGCCAGgcaccttcttcctcttcctgttgccTCCTATCGTGCTGGACTCGGGCTATTTCATGCCTAGCCGGCTATTCTTTGACAACCTGGGCGCCATCCTCACCTACGCTGTGGTGGGCACACTCTGGAATGCCTTCACGACAGGTGCTGCCCTCTGGGGCCTGCAGCAGGCTGGACTTGTGG CCCCTAGGGTGCAGGCTGGCTTGCTGGACTTCCTGCTGTTCGGGAGCCTCATCTCAGCAGTGGACCCCGTGGCCGTGCTGGCTGTCTTTGAGGAGGTGCACGTCAACGAGACCCTCTTTATCATCGTCTTCGGCGAGTCCCTGCTCAACGATGCAGTTACTGTG GTGCTGTACAAGGTCTGCAACTCTTTTGTGGAGATGGGCTCTGCCAACGTGCAGGCCACTGACTACCTGAAGGGAGTCG cctccttgTTTGTGGTCAGTCTGGGCGGGGCAGCCGTGGGCTTAGTCTTTGCCTTCCTCCTGGCCCTGACCACACGCTTCACCAAGCGGGTCCGCATCATCGAGCCTCTGCTGGTCTTCCTCCTCGCCTACGCAGCCTACCTTACTGCTGAAATGGCCTCGCTCTCCGCCATTCTTGC GGTGACTATGTGTGGCCTGGGCTGTAAGAAGTACGTGGAGGCCAACATCTCCCATAAGTCCCGCACAGCTGTCAAGTACACAATGAAGACTCTAGCCAGCTGTGCTGAGACCATCATCTTCATGCTGCTTGGCATCTCGGCCGTGGACTCTTCCAAGTGGGCCTGGGACTCTGGGCTGGTGCTGGGCACCCTCTTCTTCATCCTGTTCTTCCGAGCCCTCG gcGTAGTCCTGCAGACGTGGGTGTTGAATCAGTTCCGGCTGGTCCCTCTGGACAAGATTGACCAGGTGGTGATGTCCTATGGGGGCCTGCGGGGGGCTGTGGCCTTCGCTCTTGTCATCCTCCTGGACAGGACCAAGATCCCTGCCAAGGACTACTTTGTAGCCACCACTATTGTGGTGGTCTTCTTCACAGTCATCGTGCAG GGCCTGACCATCAAGCCACTGGTCAAGTGGCTGAAGGTGAAGAGGAGTGAGCATCACAAACCTACCCTGAACCAGGAGCTGCATGAGCAC ACTTTTGACCACATTCTGGCTGCAGTGGAGGACGTTGTGGGGCACCATGGCTATCACTACTGGAGGGACAG GTGGGAGCAGTTTGATAAGAAGTACCTGAGTCAGCTGTTGATGCGGCGGTCAGCCTACCGCATCCGGGACCAGATTTGGGATGTGTACTACAGACTCAACATCCGGGATGCCATCAGCTTCGTGGACCAG GGAGGCCACGTCTTGTCCTCCACCGGGCTCACTCTGCCCTCTATGCCCAGCCGCAATTCTGTGGCAGAGACCTCTGTCACCAACCTGCT gaGGGAGAGTGGCAGTGGAGCATGTCTGGATCTGCAGGTGATTGACACAGTACGCAGCGGCCGGGACCGTGAGGATGCTGTGATGCACCACCTGCTCTGTGGAGGCCTTTACAAACCTCGCTACAGG TACAAAGCCAGCTGCAGCCGCCACTTCATCTCTGAGGATGCGCAGGAGCGCCAGGACAAGGAGGTCTTCCAGCAGAACATGAAGCGGCGGCTGGAGTCCTTTAAGTCCACCAAGCACAACATCTGCTTCACCAAGAGCAAGCCACGACCCCGCAAGGCCGGCCGCAAGAAG AAGGATGGCATGGCTAACACGGAGGCTACAAATGGGAAACCTCCTCGAGACCTGGGCTTCCAGGACACAG CTGCTGTGATATTAACCGTAGAgtctgaggaggaggaggacagcGACAGTTcggagacagagaaggaggacGATGAAGGGATCATCTTTGTGGCTCGGGCTACCAGTGAGGTTCTCCAAGAGGGCAAAGTTTCAG GGAGCCTTGAGGTGTGTCCAAGCCCACGCATCATACCCCCTTCCCCAACCTGTGCAGAGAAGGAGCTGCCCTGGAAGAGTGGGCAGGGGGACCTGGCAGTCTACGTGTCCTCAGAGACCACCAAGATTGTGCCCGTGGACATGCAGACAGGCTGGAACCAAAGCATCTCGTCCCTGGAGAGCCTGGCATCCCCGCCCTGTACCCAGGCCCCACCTATGACCCGCCTGCCTCCCCGCTCACTGGTCACTGAAGAGCCCCAGGCCCCTCTCAACCTGCCTTCTGATCTACGCCCTAGCTTTGCCTTTCCCACGAGCCTGGCCAAGGCTGGCCGCTCTCACAGCGAGAGCAGCGCTGACATCCCCCAGCAGCAGGAGCTGCAGCCCCTCATGGGACACGAGGACCACACTCATCTCAGCCCAGGCACCGCCAACTCCCACTGGTGCATCCAGTTCAACAGAGGTGGCCGGCTGTAG
- the SLC9A5 gene encoding sodium/hydrogen exchanger 5 isoform X3, giving the protein MEKVTSLVPESCLLILLGLVLGGIVLAVAKKAEYQLEPGTFFLFLLPPIVLDSGYFMPSRLFFDNLGAILTYAVVGTLWNAFTTGAALWGLQQAGLVAPRVQAGLLDFLLFGSLISAVDPVAVLAVFEEVHVNETLFIIVFGESLLNDAVTVVLYKVCNSFVEMGSANVQATDYLKGVASLFVVSLGGAAVGLVFAFLLALTTRFTKRVRIIEPLLVFLLAYAAYLTAEMASLSAILAVTMCGLGCKKYVEANISHKSRTAVKYTMKTLASCAETIIFMLLGISAVDSSKWAWDSGLVLGTLFFILFFRALGVVLQTWVLNQFRLVPLDKIDQVVMSYGGLRGAVAFALVILLDRTKIPAKDYFVATTIVVVFFTVIVQGLTIKPLVKWLKVKRSEHHKPTLNQELHEHTFDHILAAVEDVVGHHGYHYWRDRWEQFDKKYLSQLLMRRSAYRIRDQIWDVYYRLNIRDAISFVDQGGHVLSSTGLTLPSMPSRNSVAETSVTNLLRESGSGACLDLQVIDTVRSGRDREDAVMHHLLCGGLYKPRYRVGLLQELFKNVFSGSRGQIKLEGYKASCSRHFISEDAQERQDKEVFQQNMKRRLESFKSTKHNICFTKSKPRPRKAGRKKKDGMANTEATNGKPPRDLGFQDTAAVILTVESEEEEDSDSSETEKEDDEGIIFVARATSEVLQEGKVSGSLEVCPSPRIIPPSPTCAEKELPWKSGQGDLAVYVSSETTKIVPVDMQTGWNQSISSLESLASPPCTQAPPMTRLPPRSLVTEEPQAPLNLPSDLRPSFAFPTSLAKAGRSHSESSADIPQQQELQPLMGHEDHTHLSPGTANSHWCIQFNRGGRL; this is encoded by the exons ATGGAAAAG GTGACGTCTCTGGTCCCTGAGAGCTGCCTGCTGATTTTGCTGGGACTGGTGCTGGGGGGCATTGTCTTGGCTGTGGCCAAGAAAGCTGAATACCAGCTGGAGCCAGgcaccttcttcctcttcctgttgccTCCTATCGTGCTGGACTCGGGCTATTTCATGCCTAGCCGGCTATTCTTTGACAACCTGGGCGCCATCCTCACCTACGCTGTGGTGGGCACACTCTGGAATGCCTTCACGACAGGTGCTGCCCTCTGGGGCCTGCAGCAGGCTGGACTTGTGG CCCCTAGGGTGCAGGCTGGCTTGCTGGACTTCCTGCTGTTCGGGAGCCTCATCTCAGCAGTGGACCCCGTGGCCGTGCTGGCTGTCTTTGAGGAGGTGCACGTCAACGAGACCCTCTTTATCATCGTCTTCGGCGAGTCCCTGCTCAACGATGCAGTTACTGTG GTGCTGTACAAGGTCTGCAACTCTTTTGTGGAGATGGGCTCTGCCAACGTGCAGGCCACTGACTACCTGAAGGGAGTCG cctccttgTTTGTGGTCAGTCTGGGCGGGGCAGCCGTGGGCTTAGTCTTTGCCTTCCTCCTGGCCCTGACCACACGCTTCACCAAGCGGGTCCGCATCATCGAGCCTCTGCTGGTCTTCCTCCTCGCCTACGCAGCCTACCTTACTGCTGAAATGGCCTCGCTCTCCGCCATTCTTGC GGTGACTATGTGTGGCCTGGGCTGTAAGAAGTACGTGGAGGCCAACATCTCCCATAAGTCCCGCACAGCTGTCAAGTACACAATGAAGACTCTAGCCAGCTGTGCTGAGACCATCATCTTCATGCTGCTTGGCATCTCGGCCGTGGACTCTTCCAAGTGGGCCTGGGACTCTGGGCTGGTGCTGGGCACCCTCTTCTTCATCCTGTTCTTCCGAGCCCTCG gcGTAGTCCTGCAGACGTGGGTGTTGAATCAGTTCCGGCTGGTCCCTCTGGACAAGATTGACCAGGTGGTGATGTCCTATGGGGGCCTGCGGGGGGCTGTGGCCTTCGCTCTTGTCATCCTCCTGGACAGGACCAAGATCCCTGCCAAGGACTACTTTGTAGCCACCACTATTGTGGTGGTCTTCTTCACAGTCATCGTGCAG GGCCTGACCATCAAGCCACTGGTCAAGTGGCTGAAGGTGAAGAGGAGTGAGCATCACAAACCTACCCTGAACCAGGAGCTGCATGAGCAC ACTTTTGACCACATTCTGGCTGCAGTGGAGGACGTTGTGGGGCACCATGGCTATCACTACTGGAGGGACAG GTGGGAGCAGTTTGATAAGAAGTACCTGAGTCAGCTGTTGATGCGGCGGTCAGCCTACCGCATCCGGGACCAGATTTGGGATGTGTACTACAGACTCAACATCCGGGATGCCATCAGCTTCGTGGACCAG GGAGGCCACGTCTTGTCCTCCACCGGGCTCACTCTGCCCTCTATGCCCAGCCGCAATTCTGTGGCAGAGACCTCTGTCACCAACCTGCT gaGGGAGAGTGGCAGTGGAGCATGTCTGGATCTGCAGGTGATTGACACAGTACGCAGCGGCCGGGACCGTGAGGATGCTGTGATGCACCACCTGCTCTGTGGAGGCCTTTACAAACCTCGCTACAGG gtTGGCCTGTTACAAGAGCTGTTTAAGAATGTCTTCTCTGGTAGCAGAGGGCAGATCAAACTGGAGGGG TACAAAGCCAGCTGCAGCCGCCACTTCATCTCTGAGGATGCGCAGGAGCGCCAGGACAAGGAGGTCTTCCAGCAGAACATGAAGCGGCGGCTGGAGTCCTTTAAGTCCACCAAGCACAACATCTGCTTCACCAAGAGCAAGCCACGACCCCGCAAGGCCGGCCGCAAGAAG AAGGATGGCATGGCTAACACGGAGGCTACAAATGGGAAACCTCCTCGAGACCTGGGCTTCCAGGACACAG CTGCTGTGATATTAACCGTAGAgtctgaggaggaggaggacagcGACAGTTcggagacagagaaggaggacGATGAAGGGATCATCTTTGTGGCTCGGGCTACCAGTGAGGTTCTCCAAGAGGGCAAAGTTTCAG GGAGCCTTGAGGTGTGTCCAAGCCCACGCATCATACCCCCTTCCCCAACCTGTGCAGAGAAGGAGCTGCCCTGGAAGAGTGGGCAGGGGGACCTGGCAGTCTACGTGTCCTCAGAGACCACCAAGATTGTGCCCGTGGACATGCAGACAGGCTGGAACCAAAGCATCTCGTCCCTGGAGAGCCTGGCATCCCCGCCCTGTACCCAGGCCCCACCTATGACCCGCCTGCCTCCCCGCTCACTGGTCACTGAAGAGCCCCAGGCCCCTCTCAACCTGCCTTCTGATCTACGCCCTAGCTTTGCCTTTCCCACGAGCCTGGCCAAGGCTGGCCGCTCTCACAGCGAGAGCAGCGCTGACATCCCCCAGCAGCAGGAGCTGCAGCCCCTCATGGGACACGAGGACCACACTCATCTCAGCCCAGGCACCGCCAACTCCCACTGGTGCATCCAGTTCAACAGAGGTGGCCGGCTGTAG
- the SLC9A5 gene encoding sodium/hydrogen exchanger 5 isoform X4 has protein sequence MLRAALPLLWLPLAGAGATEEPTQEPGSPGEPPPGLALFRWQWHEVEAPYLVALWILVASLAKIVFHLSRKVTSLVPESCLLILLGLVLGGIVLAVAKKAEYQLEPGTFFLFLLPPIVLDSGYFMPSRLFFDNLGAILTYAVVGTLWNAFTTGAALWGLQQAGLVAPRVQAGLLDFLLFGSLISAVDPVAVLAVFEEVHVNETLFIIVFGESLLNDAVTVVLYKVCNSFVEMGSANVQATDYLKGVASLFVVSLGGAAVGLVFAFLLALTTRFTKRVRIIEPLLVFLLAYAAYLTAEMASLSAILAVTMCGLGCKKYVEANISHKSRTAVKYTMKTLASCAETIIFMLLGISAVDSSKWAWDSGLVLGTLFFILFFRALGVVLQTWVLNQFRLVPLDKIDQVVMSYGGLRGAVAFALVILLDRTKIPAKDYFVATTIVVVFFTVIVQGLTIKPLVKWLKVKRSEHHKPTLNQELHEHTFDHILAAVEDVVGHHGYHYWRDRWEQFDKKYLSQLLMRRSAYRIRDQIWDVYYRLNIRDAISFVDQGGHVLSSTGLTLPSMPSRNSVAETSVTNLLRESGSGACLDLQVIDTVRSGRDREDAVMHHLLCGGLYKPRYRKDGMANTEATNGKPPRDLGFQDTAAVILTVESEEEEDSDSSETEKEDDEGIIFVARATSEVLQEGKVSGSLEVCPSPRIIPPSPTCAEKELPWKSGQGDLAVYVSSETTKIVPVDMQTGWNQSISSLESLASPPCTQAPPMTRLPPRSLVTEEPQAPLNLPSDLRPSFAFPTSLAKAGRSHSESSADIPQQQELQPLMGHEDHTHLSPGTANSHWCIQFNRGGRL, from the exons ATGCTGCGCGCCGCACTGCCGCTGCTCTGGCTGCCCCTGGCGGGGGCGGGAGCAACCGAAGAGCCCACCCAGGAGCCGGGGTCGCCGGGTGAGCCTCCCCCAGGGTTGGCGCTCTTCCGCTGGCAGTGGCACGAGGTGGAGGCGCCCTACCTGGTAGCCCTCTGGATCCTGGTGGCCAGCCTGGCTAAAATCG TGTTTCACTTGTCTCGGAAGGTGACGTCTCTGGTCCCTGAGAGCTGCCTGCTGATTTTGCTGGGACTGGTGCTGGGGGGCATTGTCTTGGCTGTGGCCAAGAAAGCTGAATACCAGCTGGAGCCAGgcaccttcttcctcttcctgttgccTCCTATCGTGCTGGACTCGGGCTATTTCATGCCTAGCCGGCTATTCTTTGACAACCTGGGCGCCATCCTCACCTACGCTGTGGTGGGCACACTCTGGAATGCCTTCACGACAGGTGCTGCCCTCTGGGGCCTGCAGCAGGCTGGACTTGTGG CCCCTAGGGTGCAGGCTGGCTTGCTGGACTTCCTGCTGTTCGGGAGCCTCATCTCAGCAGTGGACCCCGTGGCCGTGCTGGCTGTCTTTGAGGAGGTGCACGTCAACGAGACCCTCTTTATCATCGTCTTCGGCGAGTCCCTGCTCAACGATGCAGTTACTGTG GTGCTGTACAAGGTCTGCAACTCTTTTGTGGAGATGGGCTCTGCCAACGTGCAGGCCACTGACTACCTGAAGGGAGTCG cctccttgTTTGTGGTCAGTCTGGGCGGGGCAGCCGTGGGCTTAGTCTTTGCCTTCCTCCTGGCCCTGACCACACGCTTCACCAAGCGGGTCCGCATCATCGAGCCTCTGCTGGTCTTCCTCCTCGCCTACGCAGCCTACCTTACTGCTGAAATGGCCTCGCTCTCCGCCATTCTTGC GGTGACTATGTGTGGCCTGGGCTGTAAGAAGTACGTGGAGGCCAACATCTCCCATAAGTCCCGCACAGCTGTCAAGTACACAATGAAGACTCTAGCCAGCTGTGCTGAGACCATCATCTTCATGCTGCTTGGCATCTCGGCCGTGGACTCTTCCAAGTGGGCCTGGGACTCTGGGCTGGTGCTGGGCACCCTCTTCTTCATCCTGTTCTTCCGAGCCCTCG gcGTAGTCCTGCAGACGTGGGTGTTGAATCAGTTCCGGCTGGTCCCTCTGGACAAGATTGACCAGGTGGTGATGTCCTATGGGGGCCTGCGGGGGGCTGTGGCCTTCGCTCTTGTCATCCTCCTGGACAGGACCAAGATCCCTGCCAAGGACTACTTTGTAGCCACCACTATTGTGGTGGTCTTCTTCACAGTCATCGTGCAG GGCCTGACCATCAAGCCACTGGTCAAGTGGCTGAAGGTGAAGAGGAGTGAGCATCACAAACCTACCCTGAACCAGGAGCTGCATGAGCAC ACTTTTGACCACATTCTGGCTGCAGTGGAGGACGTTGTGGGGCACCATGGCTATCACTACTGGAGGGACAG GTGGGAGCAGTTTGATAAGAAGTACCTGAGTCAGCTGTTGATGCGGCGGTCAGCCTACCGCATCCGGGACCAGATTTGGGATGTGTACTACAGACTCAACATCCGGGATGCCATCAGCTTCGTGGACCAG GGAGGCCACGTCTTGTCCTCCACCGGGCTCACTCTGCCCTCTATGCCCAGCCGCAATTCTGTGGCAGAGACCTCTGTCACCAACCTGCT gaGGGAGAGTGGCAGTGGAGCATGTCTGGATCTGCAGGTGATTGACACAGTACGCAGCGGCCGGGACCGTGAGGATGCTGTGATGCACCACCTGCTCTGTGGAGGCCTTTACAAACCTCGCTACAGG AAGGATGGCATGGCTAACACGGAGGCTACAAATGGGAAACCTCCTCGAGACCTGGGCTTCCAGGACACAG CTGCTGTGATATTAACCGTAGAgtctgaggaggaggaggacagcGACAGTTcggagacagagaaggaggacGATGAAGGGATCATCTTTGTGGCTCGGGCTACCAGTGAGGTTCTCCAAGAGGGCAAAGTTTCAG GGAGCCTTGAGGTGTGTCCAAGCCCACGCATCATACCCCCTTCCCCAACCTGTGCAGAGAAGGAGCTGCCCTGGAAGAGTGGGCAGGGGGACCTGGCAGTCTACGTGTCCTCAGAGACCACCAAGATTGTGCCCGTGGACATGCAGACAGGCTGGAACCAAAGCATCTCGTCCCTGGAGAGCCTGGCATCCCCGCCCTGTACCCAGGCCCCACCTATGACCCGCCTGCCTCCCCGCTCACTGGTCACTGAAGAGCCCCAGGCCCCTCTCAACCTGCCTTCTGATCTACGCCCTAGCTTTGCCTTTCCCACGAGCCTGGCCAAGGCTGGCCGCTCTCACAGCGAGAGCAGCGCTGACATCCCCCAGCAGCAGGAGCTGCAGCCCCTCATGGGACACGAGGACCACACTCATCTCAGCCCAGGCACCGCCAACTCCCACTGGTGCATCCAGTTCAACAGAGGTGGCCGGCTGTAG
- the SLC9A5 gene encoding sodium/hydrogen exchanger 5 isoform X7: MLRAALPLLWLPLAGAGATEEPTQEPGSPGEPPPGLALFRWQWHEVEAPYLVALWILVASLAKIVFHLSRKVTSLVPESCLLILLGLVLGGIVLAVAKKAEYQLEPGTFFLFLLPPIVLDSGYFMPSRLFFDNLGAILTYAVVGTLWNAFTTGAALWGLQQAGLVAPRVQAGLLDFLLFGSLISAVDPVAVLAVFEEVHVNETLFIIVFGESLLNDAVTVVLYKVCNSFVEMGSANVQATDYLKGVASLFVVSLGGAAVGLVFAFLLALTTRFTKRVRIIEPLLVFLLAYAAYLTAEMASLSAILAVTMCGLGCKKYVEANISHKSRTAVKYTMKTLASCAETIIFMLLGISAVDSSKWAWDSGLVLGTLFFILFFRALGVVLQTWVLNQFRLVPLDKIDQVVMSYGGLRGAVAFALVILLDRTKIPAKDYFVATTIVVVFFTVIVQGLTIKPLVKWLKVKRSEHHKPTLNQELHEHTFDHILAAVEDVVGHHGYHYWRDRWEQFDKKYLSQLLMRRSAYRIRDQIWDVYYRLNIRDAISFVDQGGHVLSSTGLTLPSMPSRNSVAETSVTNLLRESGSGACLDLQVIDTVRSGRDREDAVMHHLLCGGLYKPRYRPRIPPALAHHPEAPYCPYSQATHHVFLS; the protein is encoded by the exons ATGCTGCGCGCCGCACTGCCGCTGCTCTGGCTGCCCCTGGCGGGGGCGGGAGCAACCGAAGAGCCCACCCAGGAGCCGGGGTCGCCGGGTGAGCCTCCCCCAGGGTTGGCGCTCTTCCGCTGGCAGTGGCACGAGGTGGAGGCGCCCTACCTGGTAGCCCTCTGGATCCTGGTGGCCAGCCTGGCTAAAATCG TGTTTCACTTGTCTCGGAAGGTGACGTCTCTGGTCCCTGAGAGCTGCCTGCTGATTTTGCTGGGACTGGTGCTGGGGGGCATTGTCTTGGCTGTGGCCAAGAAAGCTGAATACCAGCTGGAGCCAGgcaccttcttcctcttcctgttgccTCCTATCGTGCTGGACTCGGGCTATTTCATGCCTAGCCGGCTATTCTTTGACAACCTGGGCGCCATCCTCACCTACGCTGTGGTGGGCACACTCTGGAATGCCTTCACGACAGGTGCTGCCCTCTGGGGCCTGCAGCAGGCTGGACTTGTGG CCCCTAGGGTGCAGGCTGGCTTGCTGGACTTCCTGCTGTTCGGGAGCCTCATCTCAGCAGTGGACCCCGTGGCCGTGCTGGCTGTCTTTGAGGAGGTGCACGTCAACGAGACCCTCTTTATCATCGTCTTCGGCGAGTCCCTGCTCAACGATGCAGTTACTGTG GTGCTGTACAAGGTCTGCAACTCTTTTGTGGAGATGGGCTCTGCCAACGTGCAGGCCACTGACTACCTGAAGGGAGTCG cctccttgTTTGTGGTCAGTCTGGGCGGGGCAGCCGTGGGCTTAGTCTTTGCCTTCCTCCTGGCCCTGACCACACGCTTCACCAAGCGGGTCCGCATCATCGAGCCTCTGCTGGTCTTCCTCCTCGCCTACGCAGCCTACCTTACTGCTGAAATGGCCTCGCTCTCCGCCATTCTTGC GGTGACTATGTGTGGCCTGGGCTGTAAGAAGTACGTGGAGGCCAACATCTCCCATAAGTCCCGCACAGCTGTCAAGTACACAATGAAGACTCTAGCCAGCTGTGCTGAGACCATCATCTTCATGCTGCTTGGCATCTCGGCCGTGGACTCTTCCAAGTGGGCCTGGGACTCTGGGCTGGTGCTGGGCACCCTCTTCTTCATCCTGTTCTTCCGAGCCCTCG gcGTAGTCCTGCAGACGTGGGTGTTGAATCAGTTCCGGCTGGTCCCTCTGGACAAGATTGACCAGGTGGTGATGTCCTATGGGGGCCTGCGGGGGGCTGTGGCCTTCGCTCTTGTCATCCTCCTGGACAGGACCAAGATCCCTGCCAAGGACTACTTTGTAGCCACCACTATTGTGGTGGTCTTCTTCACAGTCATCGTGCAG GGCCTGACCATCAAGCCACTGGTCAAGTGGCTGAAGGTGAAGAGGAGTGAGCATCACAAACCTACCCTGAACCAGGAGCTGCATGAGCAC ACTTTTGACCACATTCTGGCTGCAGTGGAGGACGTTGTGGGGCACCATGGCTATCACTACTGGAGGGACAG GTGGGAGCAGTTTGATAAGAAGTACCTGAGTCAGCTGTTGATGCGGCGGTCAGCCTACCGCATCCGGGACCAGATTTGGGATGTGTACTACAGACTCAACATCCGGGATGCCATCAGCTTCGTGGACCAG GGAGGCCACGTCTTGTCCTCCACCGGGCTCACTCTGCCCTCTATGCCCAGCCGCAATTCTGTGGCAGAGACCTCTGTCACCAACCTGCT gaGGGAGAGTGGCAGTGGAGCATGTCTGGATCTGCAGGTGATTGACACAGTACGCAGCGGCCGGGACCGTGAGGATGCTGTGATGCACCACCTGCTCTGTGGAGGCCTTTACAAACCTCGCTACAGG CCCAGAATCCCTCCAGCTTTGGCTCACCACCCTGAGGCCCCATATTGTCCTTACAGTCAGGCAACCCACCATGTCTTCCTCAGTTAA